A DNA window from Impatiens glandulifera chromosome 7, dImpGla2.1, whole genome shotgun sequence contains the following coding sequences:
- the LOC124945864 gene encoding F-box protein At5g50450-like, with protein MYPRKRFKPSFEDDDEDEEQRSDYFDRLPDDIVISILCKLNATSRCPADFISALITCKKLNRLGLNPLVLSRAGSNTFAIRAKNWCESAHRFFKQCVNAGSIESSYSLGMIRFYCFQNRASGASLMAKAAIKSHAPALYSLAVIQFNGSGGTKNDKDLRAGVALCARAAFLGHIDALRELGHCLQDGYGAKQSVTAGRRLLIQANARELASVIRSIPGFRPGLSLSQQANGLLKMIQPPSGSGSGLVSGSGYPNNNNNMPAREVHPVNRFLMEWFESKEYGPGETLRLCSHSGCGRPETRRNEYRRCSACSTVNYCSRGCQAQDWKLRHKVECIPMEPWIGGDEEDDEDEEEDDVDRVAEIEDGEVVVVAPLALLDG; from the exons ATGTATCCAAGGAAACGATTCAAACCTTcgtttgaagatgatgatgaagatgaagaacagaGATCTGACTACTTTGATAGATTACCAGATGATATCGTCATCTCCATTCTCTGTAAGCTTAACGCTACTTCTCGATGTCCTGCGGATTTCATCAGCGCTCTAATCAC ATGTAAGAAACTGAATAGATTAGGTTTAAATCCTCTGGTTCTATCCAGAGCAGGTTCGAACACATTCGCTATCAGAGCGAAAAACTGGTGTGAATCTGCTCATCGTTTCTTCAAACAGTGCGTTAACGCAGGAAGTATTGAATCATCTTACAGTCTCGGAATG ATCCGTTTTTATTGCTTTCAAAATCGAGCAAGTGGAGCGTCTTTAATGGCGAAAGCCGCGATTAAGTCACACGCTCCGGCTTTATATTCTCTCGCCGTTATTCAATTCAACGGCAGCGGCGGTACGAAGAACGATAAGGATTTACGTGCCGGCGTAGCGTTATGTGCACGCGCCGCCTTCCTCGGTCACATCGATGCTTTACGTGAACTAGGTCATTGCCTTCAAGACGGTTACGGAGCAAAACAAAGCGTTACAGCCGGTCGTCGTCTTCTTATTCAGGCTAACGCGCGTGAACTCGCGTCCGTTATACGCTCCATCCCTGGTTTTCGCCCTGGTTTATCTCTTAGCCAACAGGCTAATGGTCTCCTCAAGATGATTCAACCACCATCCGGTTCGGGTTCCGGTTTGGTCTCCGGTTCGGGTtatcctaataataataataatatgccGGCTAGGGAAGTACATCCGGTGAACCGTTTCTTAATGGAGTGGTTTGAATCAAAGGAATATGGACCGGGTGAAACTCTTAGGTTATGTTCACATAGCGGTTGTGGTCGGCCGGAGACTCGCCGGAATGAGTACCGACGATGTTCGGCGTGTAGTACTGTTAACTATTGTTCACGTGGTTGTCAAGCACAAGATTGGAAACTCCGGCATAAGGTTGAATGTATTCCGATGGAACCATGGATTGGTGGAGATGAAGAAgacgatgaagatgaagaagaagatgatgttgATCGTGTGGCTGAGATTGAAGATGGTGAGGTGGTTGTTGTTGCTCCGCTGGCTTTATTAGATGGATGA